A genomic window from Chitinophaga pollutisoli includes:
- a CDS encoding acyltransferase family protein → MSHTAHKTSGGMGRISSMDALRALAMFLGVGLHAAMPYTWHPFKGLYHDPYYTDITYDYIFFFIHIFRMQLFYVIAGFFFRLLLLKIGTQPFIRHRVQRIIIPFVVGLFTILPLTYLPAAVARVSAAGMGFGMEGITAVLKDIFTWRGPLHLWFLYYLSILYAAGLVIRQVMQAPALREWKGTKYLQGGFSPGGFLVLMALASYMSLWMFASPFVEYAPGLVPKVSFLAYYGIFFYAGWVLHHHMQRIFPLLKRYAVPFTVAGVVVGAFAGWVKIDPGAPEMGRALLQACATVSTMCLVTGVAGVFLRWVNAERPAVRYLSDASYWVYLIHVGLLGGVQLFIGDFPVWGPAKYATALAVTVGVSLLTYQWWVRYTIIGFYLHGPRKRPAAGLPTEANVSGGQPVI, encoded by the coding sequence ATGAGCCACACCGCACATAAAACTTCCGGCGGCATGGGCCGCATTTCCAGCATGGACGCGCTTCGTGCCCTGGCGATGTTCCTGGGCGTGGGGCTGCACGCGGCTATGCCTTACACCTGGCATCCTTTCAAAGGTTTATACCACGATCCTTACTATACGGACATTACGTACGATTACATCTTTTTCTTCATCCACATTTTCCGGATGCAGTTATTTTATGTGATCGCGGGATTCTTCTTTCGTTTGCTGTTGCTGAAGATCGGCACGCAACCGTTTATCCGGCACCGTGTGCAGAGAATCATCATTCCTTTTGTGGTGGGGCTTTTCACGATCCTGCCGCTGACCTACCTCCCGGCTGCCGTTGCGCGGGTATCTGCTGCCGGTATGGGTTTCGGGATGGAGGGCATTACCGCGGTGCTGAAAGATATTTTCACCTGGCGGGGGCCGCTGCATCTGTGGTTCCTGTATTATTTATCAATCCTGTATGCGGCTGGGTTGGTGATCCGCCAGGTTATGCAGGCGCCGGCGCTGCGGGAATGGAAGGGTACGAAGTACCTGCAGGGAGGATTTTCGCCCGGGGGCTTCCTGGTGCTGATGGCGCTGGCCAGTTACATGAGCCTGTGGATGTTTGCGTCGCCATTCGTGGAATATGCACCCGGACTGGTGCCGAAAGTTTCTTTCCTGGCCTACTACGGTATTTTTTTCTATGCGGGATGGGTGTTGCACCACCATATGCAGCGGATTTTCCCGTTGCTGAAGCGGTATGCGGTGCCGTTTACCGTTGCCGGTGTTGTGGTGGGAGCCTTTGCGGGGTGGGTGAAGATTGATCCGGGGGCTCCGGAGATGGGAAGGGCTTTGCTCCAGGCTTGCGCTACCGTTTCCACGATGTGCCTGGTGACGGGCGTTGCCGGGGTGTTCCTGCGGTGGGTAAATGCGGAAAGACCGGCGGTGCGGTATTTGTCAGACGCCTCTTATTGGGTATACCTGATCCACGTTGGGTTACTGGGGGGCGTGCAGCTGTTTATCGGGGATTTCCCGGTCTGGGGGCCGGCTAAATATGCCACAGCTTTAGCGGTGACTGTCGGTGTCAGCCTCCTCACTTATCAATGGTGGGTGCGCTATACAATTATCGGGTTTTACCTGCACGGTCCGCGCAAGCGGCCTGCGGCGGGACTTCCAACGGAAGCAAACGTTTCCGGCGGCCAGCCTGTTATTTAA